From Triticum urartu cultivar G1812 chromosome 2, Tu2.1, whole genome shotgun sequence, a single genomic window includes:
- the LOC125538591 gene encoding disease resistance protein RGA2-like, with protein MWSLPCLRQLRIKCKSLTSIGVGGSITTLSSLKVLLVQCCEKLPTLGDFLTHEYLPAIEKIDVEYCPELLSLPVERAVVPLGAGVASTDVWTDKDDADLYPEDGWKTLATMFIPAIGVISAINECVNLLEWLKSALHSRWSGSHQETLQGRVLQLQSDIQRLKDTLPTFYDLIDLIEGAEWRSHDHRVAELLQRLKDAVTDAEDLLHEFRSYEKKAQVEGNSGSSPFIDFLGVVIQGSFDKLNDAQLRLNHLSRQLKNMGLCGVTQRFDRVVRPETTSLLNETQIFGRDKELERVLGCLIVPRNSKRRRETCSVSALRSNHLGNGSRISSLRVLPIAGIGGVGKTTLAQLICNHQRVRSHFDLIIWICVSDDFDVKRLTKEVIQSCTGKEATADNLNTLQEILSNYVNNERLLIVLDDVWDDALKKNGQCWKRFCAPFRSVQEGSLMLVTTRCPKVTEGMCTMEPVILEGLNEDVFWDLFKYFAFGSEGSNSYPELERIGKEILPKLKGSPLAAKTLARMLRTYPEASHWNNILESEVWELKQEVREILPALRLSYIYLPFNLKKCFAFCAVHPKQYKFEKGRLAEIWVAEGYVEPEGRVPIQGIGCQYFEDLVARSFFQKDPSVGVAHGNSSTHIRPTTAQFILKNKSDFDKIPWNVRHVYVHPSGDLDNSDLLRLCKYMKLRTIICEKILGAQIGSIMGQWCTKLPRIRVICFASEDELLDGTGNWQHLQWSNGCFKK; from the exons ATGTGGAGTCTTCCATGTCTGCGGCAATTGCGCATCAAGTGTAAATCTCTTACATCTATTGGAGTTGGAGGCAGCATTACAACTTTATCGTCCCTTAAGGTCCTATTAGTTCAGTGTTGTGAGAAATTGCCAACCCTTGGTGACTTCCTAACACATGAATATCTACCTGCTATCGAGAAAATTGACGTCGAATATTGTCCCGAGTTGTTGTCCCTGCCAGTTGAAAG GGCGGTGGTGCCGTTGGGCGCCGGGGTGGCGTCGACAGATGTCTGGACTGACAAGGATGATGCGGATCTCTATCCTGAAGATGG GTGGAAAACTTTGGCCACCATGTTCATTCCTGCCATTGGGGTCATCAGTGCCATCAATGAGTGTGTCAATTTGTTAGAGTGGCTGAAATCTGCTCTGCACTCCCGATGGAGTGGCTCACACCAGGAAACTCTTCAAGGTCGTGTATTGCAATTGCAAAGTGACATACAACGTCTTAAGGACACTCTTCCTACATTCTATGACCTCATTGACCTCATTGAAGGAGCTGAGTGGAGAAGCCATGATCACCGTGTCGCTGAGCTCCTTCAGCGCCTCAAGGATGCAGTGACTGACGCCGAGGACCTTCTTCATGAGTTCAGATCATACGAGAAGAAGGCGCAAGTGGAGGGCAATTCaggctcatctccattcatcgaCTTCCTGGGTGTCGTCATCCAAGGGAGCTTCGACAAACTGAATGATGCCCAATTGAGGTTGAATCATCTTTCGCGTCAGCTGAAGAATATGGGGCTTTGTGGAGTTACACAACGTTTTGACAGAGTAGTCAGGCCGGAGACCACCTCTTTGCTAAATGAAACACAAATATTTGGCCGTGACAAGGAACTGGAGCGGGTACTGGGGTGTCTTATTGTACCTAGAAATTCAAAGCGCAGGAGAGAAACTTGTTCAGTCAGTGCATTAAGAAGCAACCATCTTGGTAATGGATCAAGAATATCTAGTCTTCGTGTTTTGCCAATAGCTGGAATTGGTGGTGTTGGAAAGACTACTTTGGCCCAACTTATCTGCAACCATCAACGGGTGAGGTCCCACTTTGACCTGATAATTTGGATTTGTGTCTCAGATGACTTTGATGTGAAGAGGTTAACTAAAGAGGTCATACAATCCTGTACTGGAAAGGAGGCAACGGCTGATAATTTGAATACTCTTCAAGAGATTCTCTCTAACTATGTGAACAATGAGAGGTTATTGATAGTCCTTGATGACGTGTGGGATGATGCCTTGAAGAAAAATGGGCAGTGTTGGAAGAGGTTTTGTGCACCTTTTAGAAGTGTCCAAGAGGGAAGTTTGATGTTGGTCACCACTAGATGTCCAAAGGTTACCGAGGGGATGTGCACAATGGAGCCTGTTATATTGGAAGGTCTAAATGAGGATGTGTTTTGGGATTTATTCAAGTACTTTGCGTTTGGATCTGAGGGTTCTAACAGTTATCCTGAGTTAGAGCGCATTGGTAAGGAAATACTTCCTAAATTGAAGGGTTCTCCTTTGGCTGCCAAAACCCTGGCACGCATGTTAAGAACATATCCTGAAGCATCACATTGGAATAATATACTTGAGAGTGAAGTGTGGGAACTGAAACAAGAAGTGCGTGAGATTTTACCCGCCCTTCGGTTGAGCTACATATATTTGCCATTTAATTTGAAGAAATGCTTCGCATTCTGTGCTGTGCACCCCAAACAATACAAATTTGAGAAGGGACGCTTAGCTGAAATTTGGGTAGCTGAAGGCTATGTGGAACCTGAAGGCCGTGTTCCAATTCAAGGCATTGGCTGCCAGTATTTTGAAGACCTTGTAGCACGGTCCTTCTTTCAGAAAGATCCTAGTGTTGGTGTTGCACACGGCAACTCAAGTACCCATATCAGGCCTACAACAGCTCAATTCATCCTAAAAAATAAGAGTGACTTTGATAAAATTCCCTGGAATGTTCGTCATGTTTACGTACACCCTAGTGGTGACTTAGACAATTCCGACTTGCTGAGACTATGTAAGTACATGAAGCTGCGTACCATAATTTGCGAGAAGATTTTGGGGGCACAAATAGGTTCTATAATGGGCCAGTGGTGTACTAAACTTCCACGTATACGTGTGATCTGTTTTGCCTCCGAGGATGAGTTGCTAGATGGTACTGGCAACTGGCAGCATCTTCAGTGGAGCAACGGCTGTTTCAAAAAATAA